In Deinococcus irradiatisoli, the genomic stretch GCGCTGGCGGCCAACGCGGCGGCCCATTTCGTGCGGCCGGAACTCAAGATCAGGCCCGGCCACAGCAGCGACCGGCGCCTGCCGCCTCACTGACGCTTGATCTGCTGCACCGCCCAGCTGTTGCCGTCAGGATCGCGGAAGTAGAAAAAGCCCCGGTAGTTCAGGTCGTCGCTGGCCTGCAGCGGGTGGCCCGGCGGCGCGCCCTGAAGCTGAATCTCGCTCACCTCGACGCCGCGCCCGATGAGCTCAGCGCGGGCGGCCCGTAGGTCGCCGACCATCAGTTGCAGGCCCTGAAGCGAGCCGGGCGCCATCCGGGTCAGGCCCAGGCCGAGCACCACCGAGCAACCCGAACCCGGCGGGGTCAGCTGAATGATGCGCCGGGTCGGCCCCACCTGGGTGTCGTGGTCGAGGTGAAAGCCGAGTTGATCGGCGTAAAAGGCTTTGGCCCGGTCGAGGTCCGACACCGGCACGACCACCACTTCCAGGGTCCAGTTCACCGGGCACCAGCCAGAACGCGCTTCAAGACACGCCCACGCTGATCCCCAGGTGGGGCCGGGGCGTCAGGCCGCCGCCGCGAATCAGG encodes the following:
- a CDS encoding VOC family protein, yielding MNWTLEVVVVPVSDLDRAKAFYADQLGFHLDHDTQVGPTRRIIQLTPPGSGCSVVLGLGLTRMAPGSLQGLQLMVGDLRAARAELIGRGVEVSEIQLQGAPPGHPLQASDDLNYRGFFYFRDPDGNSWAVQQIKRQ